From a region of the Panicum virgatum strain AP13 chromosome 2K, P.virgatum_v5, whole genome shotgun sequence genome:
- the LOC120695426 gene encoding uncharacterized protein LOC120695426 — protein MMKISKSCPNLLKKAVTSFKSKTDALRTKLIILASLRRRMAMVRAVSRQIHGLSRQAAVEHGGKALAPHKKAAAAAGEEAAGDHGGEAPRLGLFEVAVFEEDYHGYPDWTTSLFDDDDVCNGEDDDDVQDDEQDDLDVFDETSVIEIIRSNREAQGLEFSMEDDIDEACDMFIRRCRSRMNLSF, from the coding sequence ATGATGAAAATCAGCAAGAGCTGCCCCAATCTCCTGAAGAAGGCCGTGACGTCGTTCAAGAGCAAGACTGACGCTCTAAGGACGAAGCTCATCATCCTGGCCTCGCTGCGCCGCAGGATGGCAATGGTCCGTGCAGTGTCTCGCCAGATCCACGGGCTCTCCAGGCAGGCCGCGGTGGAGCACGGCGGCAAGGCTCTCGCTCCGCacaagaaggcggcggcggcggcgggcgaagaGGCAGCTGGTGATCATGGCGGCGAGGCTCCTCGTCTTGGTCTGTTTGAGGTGGCAGTGTTTGAGGAAGATTATCATGGCTACCCTGACTGGACCACCTCCCTCTTCGACGATGACGATGTTTGCAACggtgaggatgatgatgatgtccAAGACGATGAGCAGGATGATCTTGATGTGTTCGATGAGACCTCGGTCATCGAGATCATCAGGAGCAACCGGGAGGCTCAAGGGTTGGAGTTCAGCATGGAAGATGACATTGACGAGGCCTGCGATATGTTCATCAGGAGATGTCGCAGCCGGATGAACCTTAGTTTCTAG